TATATTAGACAAAATGAATTTTTACTCATCTTTGAGCTTGAAATAAATGATACCTGATGCTTGAAATGCATAACAATTTTGTCCAGTGCATCATCATTTATCTTGCACCGTAACAACCCTGTGTCATTGAAAAGGCAGTCCACCGTAAGTGTGTCATTCCGCTTTACAACTCTGCTGCTGTCTGGTACAACTCTCTCAGGGTCAAAAGTGTGATGCAGGACTAAGAAAATAGCTGGCTTGAATGCTGTTTCAAATAAAGACACAATATGATGGTCAGTGGTGTTTCAGTACATTAACATCTTCTTCAACCGTAACTTCTGTCTGTTACCTGACAAGTCATTAAGTTTTTTCAGAGCAGCATCAATGTCAGTTCCTGCCCGTGAAGTAATGAGGCATAAAACCAAAATCACATCACACATGTTCACACTGTACACCTGCTCCAGGTTGGGTCTTTGCTGCTGGAGATGACTTAAGATCTGCATCCGTAAGTTGCCGGACCTGCCCGACTCAATTACATAGTAGTATTTTCCTGTCagccaaaaaacaacaacaataatgctaTTTTATTAGCAAACATTTTATGCCTTACACTACTAATAATGAGAATTATAAATTGCAACTAACGCttgaatttttttctgtattagATAAATAGTGTGTTTCTGGGTTAGGGCACAAGcatagattaaaaatatatatatatattttttttttgtaaactacagTAATATTTCAAAGTCTCACCATGCATGGCTTGGAGCTGGCTCATTTTCCCTCTTTCTCCTTCTCGTCTTTTGTAGCTGCTGATTAGTGTCACCCTGAAAtagtaaatgtaaatacacaCTTAATTATTGCTGCtggatttaacattttaattaagtagtcagagcaattaaaataataagagtaataaaAAGATTTAGAGTGAAAAATCTCACAGTCACACTTATTTCTGAGGTTGgatttttgatattttgatattGGATTTAGCAAATATGAa
This Danio aesculapii chromosome 5, fDanAes4.1, whole genome shotgun sequence DNA region includes the following protein-coding sequences:
- the si:dkey-58f10.7 gene encoding uncharacterized protein si:dkey-58f10.7 isoform X3: MSQLQAMHGKYYYVIESGRSGNLRMQILSHLQQQRPNLEQVYSVNMCDVILVLCLITSRAGTDIDAALKKLNDLSAFKPAIFLVLHHTFDPERVVPDSSRVVKRNDTLTVDCLFNDTGLLRCKINDDALDKIVMHFKHQVIQFYIKDNCQLVNHWNLLDLVPQSYITDNPQRANHWT
- the si:dkey-58f10.7 gene encoding uncharacterized protein si:dkey-58f10.7 isoform X4; translated protein: MSQLQAMHGKYYYVIESGRSGNLRMQILSHLQQQRPNLEQVYSVNMCDVILVLCLITSRAGTDIDAALKKLNDLSAFKPAIFLVLHHTFDPERVVPDSSRVVKRNDTLTVDCLFNDTGLLRCKINDDALDKIVMHFKHQVIQFYIKDNCQLVNHWNLLDLVPQSYITEQKKA
- the si:dkey-58f10.7 gene encoding uncharacterized protein si:dkey-58f10.7 isoform X2; amino-acid sequence: MSQLQAMHGKYYYVIESGRSGNLRMQILSHLQQQRPNLEQVYSVNMCDVILVLCLITSRAGTDIDAALKKLNDLSAFKPAIFLVLHHTFDPERVVPDSSRVVKRNDTLTVDCLFNDTGLLRCKINDDALDKIVMHFKHQTNLILLFIGLLWNRLSSFISKTIANLSIIGTFLISFPSHISQNKKRHDRDQERFA
- the si:dkey-58f10.7 gene encoding uncharacterized protein si:dkey-58f10.7 isoform X1 encodes the protein MSQLQAMHGKYYYVIESGRSGNLRMQILSHLQQQRPNLEQVYSVNMCDVILVLCLITSRAGTDIDAALKKLNDLSAFKPAIFLVLHHTFDPERVVPDSSRVVKRNDTLTVDCLFNDTGLLRCKINDDALDKIVMHFKHQTNLILLFIGLLWNRLSSFISKTIANLSIIGTFLISFPSHISQTILNVPIIGPSWNRLSSFISQNKKRHDRDQERFA